The following nucleotide sequence is from Candidatus Flexicrinis affinis.
CCACTGCGCATAGACTAACGCGCGCGGTCCGCAGCACGCAGGACATCGGCCGGGGCCGCCTGTCCCGTAATCACGCCTTGGATGACCTGCGCCATTGCGTCACGGGCAGCACGATCGAAGATGTCACGCGGCACTGCCGTGGCCTGGCCAGCGCACAACTGCTGAGTCACGTAATTGGCTTCGGGGAACGCCTCTTCGCCTGCCGGGCCCGCCGGACAGAGGCCGACGACCTTCACGGCCTCATCCTGCCCGTTGATCGTCACCCAACGGATGAAGTCGACCACGATGTCTTGATGTTCGGAGGACGCCGAAGCGACCCACGTCCCAGCCATACTGCCAAGTGCCGCCGGGCGAGTGCCTTCGCCGATACCCGGCACCGGGAACACGCCGATCTCAAACTCCGGTTCGAAACCGAGGATCGCGTTCACGGCCCAGTTGCCGATGAAGTAGATCGAGATGTCGCCCTCAGCAAAGAGTGCGTTCATCTCGTCAAGGCTCAGGGCTGTCACACCCTCGACCCAGATCTCGTTGTACGGCGAAATCTGCTCCATCAGGCCGATTAGCTCGTCGGTCTGCCAGTCCGCCTCGTCCAAGTCGGCCGCATGGAAGGCTTCTGGGTAGAGCTGCTGGCCCCAGTTGAAAAACAATGTGGGCGCGTGATCGTTGGCAGACGCCCAGTACGCTGCCGCGCCGTA
It contains:
- a CDS encoding extracellular solute-binding protein, giving the protein MKSIKLIVALSILLALLAGIPTGAQDPVTINLWTWTANKLEVYEGWIADYTAEFAPNVTIAINLIPRANYDQTLSAALIGGEIPDIWEALPLGEVKTFYENGLSLDLTPFVDEEWAAALYPSSLDYLTIDGQILSMSQATNNVQALYNKDRFEELGLEVPETMDELVDVVAALREAGYGAAAYWASANDHAPTLFFNWGQQLYPEAFHAADLDEADWQTDELIGLMEQISPYNEIWVEGVTALSLDEMNALFAEGDISIYFIGNWAVNAILGFEPEFEIGVFPVPGIGEGTRPAALGSMAGTWVASASSEHQDIVVDFIRWVTINGQDEAVKVVGLCPAGPAGEEAFPEANYVTQQLCAGQATAVPRDIFDRAARDAMAQVIQGVITGQAAPADVLRAADRAR